TCGCGGCGCACCGTCTTCACCACCTCGAAGGCGAAGGCCATGTGCGCGCTCTCGTCGCGGAAGACCCAGTTCGTCCCGGCCGCCAGCCCGTGCAGCAGCCCTCGCGAGCGCAGGAAGTACACGTAGGCGAACGCCGCGAAGAAGAAGAGCCCCTCGATGCAGGCCGCGAAGCAGATGAGGTTCAGCAGGAACTTCCTCCGCTGCTCCCGCGTCTCCAGCCGCTCCAACTCGCCGATGGAGTCCATCCACTTGAAGCAGAACTCCGCCTTCTTGCGGATGCTCGGGATGGTGTCGATCGCCGCGAAGGCCCGGGCCCGCTCGGCCGGGTCCGGCACGTACGTGTCGAGCAGCGTGAGGTAGAACTGCACGTGCAGCGCCTCCTCGTAGAGCTGCCGCGACAGGTACATGCGCGCCTCGGGGGCGTTCACGTGCTTGTAGAGGTTCAGCACGAGGTTGTTCGACACGATGGAGTCGCCCGTCGCGAAGAAGGCCACCAGCCGCTGGATGAGGTGGCGGTCCGCCGCCGTCATCTTCGAGCGCAGGTCTCCCACGTCCGTCGAGAAGTCCACCTCCTCCACCGTCCAGGTGTTCTTGATGGCGTTGCGGTACATCTCGAAGAAGACCGGGTACTGCATCGGGCGCAGCGTGAGGTTCATGCCCGGGTCCAGCAGGCGCCCCCCCGTCTTGGGCGTCGCGTGCGAGACCTTGTTGGGCACCACGGGGGCCGTCTCCCGCACGGGCGGGAGGTTCATCGGAGTCCAGGTGTCGTTCGTCGGTGCGCTCACTGGCAGGCCTCGCAGGCTTCGGGGTTCTCGAGAGAGCAGGCGATGGCCTGCTCATCGGTGGGCTTCGGCTCCGCTCGCACGACTTCGCCAGCGCCGTTCGTCTTCGTGTCCGCGCCGTTCCGGGACGCGTCGGCGGTGGTCTTCGCGATGCGCGTGGCCGGCCGCGAGCGCAGGTAGTACGTCGTCTTCAGCCCCTTCTTCCACGCGTACATGTACATGGAGCTGAGCTGGCCGATGTTCGGCGCCTCCATGAACAGGTTGAGCGACTGGCTCTGGTCGATGAAGGCGCCCCGGTCCGCCGCCATGTCGATGAGCGAGCGCATCGGCAGCTCCCACGCCGTGCGGTAGATGGCGCGCACGTCCGCGGGAATCTCCTCGAGCGACTGGATGGAGCCCTCCGCGAGCTTGATGCGGGCCCGCATGTCCTCGGTCCACAGCCCGAGCGTCTTCAGCTCCTCGACGAGGTAGCGGTTGACCTGGAGGAAGTCCCCCGAGAGCGTCTCGCGCTTGAAGAGGTTGGACACCTGGGGCTCGATGCACTCGTAGCAGCCCGCGATGGACGCGATGGTCGCCGTCGGGGCGATCGCGATCAGCAGCGAGTTGCGCAGGCCCACCTGCTTCACCCGGGCGCGCAGCGCGTCCCAACGCGCCGTGTCCTCGGGGACCACGTTCCACGCGTCGAACTGGAGCTCGCCGCGCGCCGCCCGCGTCTCGGAGAAGGCCGGGTGCGCACCGTGCTCGGACGCCAGCTCCGTCGAGGCGGAGAGCGCGTGGAAGTAGATCTCCTCGGAGATCTTCCGCGAGACGGCCCGCGCCTCGGCACTGTCGAAGGGCAGGTGCATCTGGAAGAACACGTCCTGCAGGCCCATGACGCCCAGGCCCACCGGACGCCAGCGGAGGTTCGAGCTCTTCGCCGAGGGGATGGGGTAGTAGTTCAGGTCGATCACCCGATCCAACTGCCGCACCGCCGTCCGTACCGTCTTCCCCAGCTTCTCCCAGTCGAAGCCCACCCGGCCGCTCTCGTCCACCGACGTGTGCCGCGCGAGGTTGATGGAGCCGAGGTTGCACACGGCCGTCTCGTCCCCCGACGTCACCTCGAGGATCTCCGTGCAGAGGTTCGACAGGTGGACGACCCGGCCCGGCAGCGCCGTCTGGTTGCAGGCCCGGTTCGACTTGTCCTTGAACGTCATCCACCCGTTCCCGGTCTGCGCCAGCGTCCGCATCATGCGCCCGTACAGCTCGCGCGCCTTCAGCGTCCTCGCCGCCAGGCCCTTCTGCTCGGCCTGCTCGTAGGCGCGCTCGAACTCCTCGCCGTAGAGGTCCGTGAGGTGCGGCACCCCCTTCGGGTCGAAGAGGGACCAGTTTCCATCCGCCTCGACGCGCCTCATGAAGAGGTCGGGGATCCAGTTCGCGAGGTTCAGGTTGTGCGTGCGCCGCGCCTCGTCGCCGGTGTTGTCGCGCAGCTCGAGGAACTCCTCCAGGTCCGCGTGCCACGTCTCCAGGTACACGCAGGCCGCGCCCTTGCGCTTCCCGCCCTGGTTCACCGCCGCCACCGACGCATCCAGCGTCTTCAGCCACGGGACGATGCCGTTGCTGTGCCCGTTCGTGCTCCCGATCAGCGAGCCGCGCGAGCGCACCCGGTGGTACGCCAGCCCGATGCCTCCCGAGAACTTCGAGAGCATCGCCACGTCCGTGTACCGCTGATAGATGCTCTCCAGCTCGTCCCCGGGCGAGTCCAGCAGGAAGCACGATGACAACTGCTCGTGGCACGTGCCCGAGTTGAAGAGGGTGGGGGAGCTCGGCACGTACTCGAGCATCGAGAAGAGCCGGTAGAGCTCCAGTGCCTCGGGCACCGTCTCGCCGAGCGCCACCGCGATGCGCATGAAGAAGTGCTGCGGCGTCTCCAGCACCTCGCGCGTCGTCGGGTGCTTGAGCAGGTAGCGGTCGTAGACCGTCCGCAGCCCGAAGTACTCGAAGAGCCGGTTGCGCGAAGGATCGATCGTGTCGTTCAGCTTGCGCGCGTTCGTCGTGACGAGCCGGGCCACGCGCTCGTTCACGAGGCCGAGCCGGTGCGCGGCGGCGATCGACTGCGAGAAGGAGTGGATCTCCTGCCCGGAGACCTCCTTGTCGATGTACGTCGCGAGCAGCCGCGCCGCGAGCTTCGCGTACTCGGGCTCCTCCAGCGTCAGCGAGGCCGCGGTCTGGATGGAGAGCTGATCCAACTCCTGCGTCGAGGCTCCGTCATAGAGGCCGGCGATCGTCTTCGTGGCCACGCGGATGGCATCCACCTGGCGCAGCCCATCGCAACAGCGGCCGATCGCCCGGACGATCTTGTTCAGGTCCGCGCCCTCGAGCACCCCGTTGCGCTTGCGCACCCTCATGGTGGTGTGCGGCGGCGTTGTCGTGGACGTGATGTGGGTTCCGTTCAGCATGCTCCTCCTCCTCCGTTCGCGACCGTGTGGATCCGCGGAGGAAAAGGTCTGCCCGTGTCGCGCCTTGCGACGTGCGAGGACTCTCGCCGAGCCGACCCTCGCCCCCTCGGGCGACTGGAGCACCACACGAGGAGGGCGGACGGGCCGGACGGACACGGGCAACCCGTGGCGCACGGAACCTTCCACCTCCCCACGAGGCGTCCAGGTCGATCCACCCCCGGATTTCTCCCCGGGGGCAGGTGGCTGGCAGGTCTTCGGGCTCGCGAGCACCCGGCTCATCGCCGGCGCCTACTGCCGTCCCCTTCCCAGCCTCTCGGCCAGTGTGCGTGGACGGGTTCGTTCTCGCTGACCGCTGCGGGGCAGCTCCGGATTCACACCGGATTCCCTTTCAAGCCCGAGCCGAGACCCGGGCACCAGCGACGCGCGCCACCGTAAGGGCGGTACCCCAGGCTGTCAAAGGATCAGTGCCGAGCGCTCCGGGCCCTGTGTCCTGCTTCGAGCGGTCGTCCTTCTGGACTACCGTGGGTGGCCCTTCTCGCGCTCCCAGAGGGCAAGAGAGAGCGCTTGTTGCAGCCCCGCCTGGACCTCGCGCGGACTGAAGGGCTGGCCCGTGTCCAGGGCCCACGCCAGGAGCGCTCCGGCGAATTCACCCGCCGTGCGGTAGCGCTGGTTCACGTCCGGCGCCAGCGCCTTGCGGATCACCGCCGCCAGCCGCTTGTCCAGCGTGTCCGGCAGGTTCAGCTTCGCCGCGCGGATGGCCGCCATCACCACCTCGGGATCGTCGCTGCCGCGCTCGAAGGGATGGAAGCCCAGCACCAGCTCGTGCAGGACGATGCCCATCGAGAAGAGATCCGAGGCCAGCGTCACTGTGTTCCCGCGCGTCTGCTCCGGCGACAGGTAGTGCAGCTTGCCCGCCGTCACGCCTTCCTCCGGGCCCAGGTCCAGCCCGCGCGCCTTGGCCACGCCGAAGTCGCCGAGCTTCACCTCGCACTGCCCGGAGAAGAAGATGTTGGCGGGATTCACGTCCCCGTGGACGAGCTCCAGCGGCCGGCCGGTGCGCGTGCGCGCCTGGTGGAAGTAGGCCAGCGCCCGCAGCACCTCGAGGCACACGTGGACGCCCGCGGCCAACGGGATGCGCTGCCCCTGCCGCTCGTGCGCCCGGAGCATCCCGTCCAGGTCTCCGCCCAGCAGGAACTCCATGGCGATGAAGTAGCGCCCGAAGGCCTCGCCAATCTCCAGCCGGCGCACCAGGTTGGGGTGCTCCAGCAGGCCCATCAAGTCCGCCTCGTCGGCGAAGGCCTCGGCGGGGACGTCCTTGCGCATCAACTTCAGCGCCACCTTGAAGGGCGTCCCCTTCTCGTCCTTCGCCTCCGCGAGGAAGACCTCCGCCATTCCCCCCGAGCCCAGGCGTGAGCGGAGCACATAGCGCCCGAAACGGCGCGAGGGGATTTCCACGGTCTTGGGCTGTGCGGGGGGCTGCACGGTGCCGCCAGTCTACCCCGTCACCGCTTGTCCGTGCCTTCCTCTTCCTTGGACAGCTCCAGCAACAGGTCCAGGTCCTCCACCGTGTCCAGGCTCTCCAGCAGCTCGAGGTTCTCCACCACCTCCTTGTCCTCCGCGGACAGCTCCGGCGCCGGAGTCCGGGGCGCTGGGGGGCGCTGCTGAGGCGTGGGCGCAGGGGGCTGCCTGGCAGGAGGAGGGGGCTCGGCGGCCGCGGCCGTCCCCGAGACCAGCACGGCGGCCAGCAGCACCGCGTGGCGCCAGCTCATTGCCGCCGCCTCTCACGCATCCGCTCGCGCATCTGCTGGCGCTGCTCGGGCGTCATCTGCCGCCAGCGCCGCATGTTCTCCATCATCTGCTCGCGCCGCTCCGGGTGCGCGCGCAGGTACGCCCTCATCCGCTGGCGCACCTCCGCCTTGCGCTCGGGGCTCATCCCGCGGAACTCGCGGAAGCGCTCGCGCAGCTGGTTGCGCTCCTCGGGCGTCAGCCGCTGGAACTCGCGCAGGTTGGCCCGCACGCGCTCCCGCTCCTCCTCGGGCATCTGCTTCCAGCGCTCCAGGTTGCCCTTGATGCGCTCGCGCTCCTCCGGCGGCATCGCCTTGAGCTCGCGCAGCTTCGCCCGCATCGCCTCCTTCTGCTCGGGGGACAGCTGCTGGAAACGCTCGGCCGCCGTCTGGGGCCGCTGCGCCTGCTCCTGCCTGGGCGGCTCCGGCGGCTGGGTCTCCTCCGCGCGGCCCGCTCCGCCCAGCAGCAGCGCCACCATCAGCCCCGCTCGCGCCAGGTTGCTCCGGCCCCTCATCACCGCACCTCCAGCTCGTGGAGGCTCGCAATCACCTCCAGGTCCTCGTCATTCTCCAGGCCGACGACGTCGTAGTCCTCGACCACTTCCAGGTTCATCGCCAGCTCCAACGTGCCCGCGTCCGCCACGTCCAGCGTGGGCTCGCCCGGCGTGGCGGTGTAGAGCGCCAGCCCCGCCACCGCCGCCAGCCCCGCCGCCGGCACCAGCACCGAGGGCTTGAGCAGCGCCCGCAGCCGCTCGCCCAGCGTCGGCGGCAGTGCGTCCAGCTTCGCCAGCACCTCGCGCCGCATGGCCGGGGAGGGCGTGTACTCGGGCAGTCCGGCCATGCTCGCCACCGTGCGCCGCAGCAGCGCCTCCGTCCCCTGGCAGCCCGCGCAGCCACCCAGGTGCGCCTCGAGCTCGGCGCGCCGCGCGGACGCCAGCTCCCCGTCCACGTACGCCGTCAGGTCTTCCTCATATGGACAACTCATGCCCTGCTCCTCGCGGGCACGGAGCCCGTCTGCAGTTCCTCCACCTTGCGCGCCACCGCCAGCGTCGCCCGGTGGATGAGGCTCTTCACCGCCGCCTCGCTCGCCTCCAGCGCCTCCGCGATGTCCCGGTAGGCCATCCCCTCGAAGCGGCACATGGTGAAGGCCGCCCGCTCCCGCTCGCTCATCGCCTTGAGCGCCTCGCCCACCGCCCGCTCCAGCTCCCGCCCCGCCAACGCCTGGTCTGGCCTGTCTCCTTCCCCTCCCGCCACCTCCAGCCCACCCTCGTCCTCCTGCGTCTCCGTCGAGGTGTGCTCCACCCGGTACTCTCCGCGCCGCACCTCGTTGAGGCAGTGGTTGGTGGCCACCCGGAAGAGGAACGTCTTGAATTTCGCCGACGGCTTGTAGCTCTTCGCGTTGCGGTACAGCTTCACGAAGATGTCCTGCGTCAGTTCCTCGGCCCGCTCCCGGTCTCCCACGAAGCGCAACGCGAAGCGCGCCACGCTCACGTGGTACCGGTCGAACAGCAGCGCGAACGCCCGCCGGTCGCCCGCCGCCACCTTCAGCATCATCTGTGCGTCTGCGTCCGAGTCCGCTTCCACGCTTCTGTCCAACCCGGGACCCTTCCGATAGTTGCGGGGCGATTTTCCGTCCGAGCGTAGCGGAGTCCCCGCGACCGTCTCTGGAGAAGAGGTGGGTGGATTGCCCACATGCATCCCCGGAGGGCGGGGTGCTGTCCGCCGGGAGGCGTCCGGTGGTCCCGGCGTCGGCTGGCGGAAGCTCCGGGGTAGGGGAGGAGCGGGTGGCTTTGAAGGTCGTGGGAGCCGGTCGTTACAGTCCCGGCCGTGACCGACACCACCCATACACGCCCGCCCGGCTCCGGTTCCCGCCAGGGAGAGCTCGGGGACGAGGGAAGCGCGGAGCTGCCCTCCCTGGCTCCCTGGGAGCCGCCGGCCAGCCCCGCCGTGCCCGAGGCGGACCCGGACCGGGTGCGCGCCCTCGTCCGGGAGGCGCGGATGGCGGCCAGCGAGGCGGATCGCGCCGGGGTGGCCGGGACGCTGAACCAGCAGCTGGACGCGCTGGCGGCCGGAGGGGGCTCGCGGGAGGTGGCGGACCTGCTCGAGCAGCTCCTGGAGAGCGGCCAGCTGGCGGGGCTGGAGGACCCGGGAGGCCGGGCGTGCCGGGCGGCGGCCACCGAGGCGCTGACGCGGCTCGGCTTCCCCTATGCGCTGGAGGTCCGCCCGGAGGACCTGGCCTTCCTGCGGGGCCAGGACGGGGCCTCCCAGGACTTCCCCTGGAGACCCACGGCGGCCGGGGCGCTCCTGGTGGCGGGCATCGCCGCGCAGTGGGGGGTGCCCCTCCTTCAAGGAGAGAGCCTGGAGGGGCCGGTGCTGCCCCTCGTCCTGCTCATGGGACTGTCCCTGATGGCCCTGGTACCGGGGTTGTTGGGCCCTGAACGCTCGGCGTCACAGCGGGCGGGCCTGCTGGGCCTGCTCGTCCTGTCACTCCTTCAGTTGTTCCTGGGTGTCTTCGGCGGTTACTACGGTGCCCTCAGCGGAGGAGCTGGACTGTTGGCCTGGTTGCTCCTCATGCTGCCTCGGCGGTGAACGCCGTGGGTCATGTCAGAGGGATGGACTAGGGTTATCCCTACGCGATACTAAACGCGAGTTCAGGTGGGCCGGGGTGGCTCGCCGCATACGCAAGGAGCAAGACGAAATGGCCGTGAATCCAGAGAAGGAGAAGGCGATCGAGTTGGCGATGTCCGCGGTGGAGCGCCAATTCGGTAAGGGGTCGATCATGCGGCTCGGCAACGAGGAGCCGCTGGTCCGGGATGTTCAGGCCATTTCGACGGGAAGCGTCTCGCTCGACATCGCGCTGGGCGTCGGCGGTGTGCCCAAGGGCCGCATCGTCGAGATCTACGGGCCGGAGTCTTCCGGTAAGACGACCCTCTGCCTCCACATCGTGGCCGAGGCGCAGAAGCGCGGCGGCGTGGCCGGCTACATCGACGCCGAGCACGCGCTGGACATCGGCTACGCGCGCAAGCTGGGCGTGCGCACCGATGACCTGCTGCTGAGCCAGCCGGACACCGGTGAGCAGGCGCTGGAAATCGCCGAGATGCTGGTGCGCTCGGGCGCCATCGACGTGCTGGTGGTGGACTCGGTGGCGGCGCTCGTTCCCAAGGCCGAGCTCGAGGGCGAGATGGGTGATGCGCACATGGGTGTGCAGGCCCGCCTCATGAGCCAGGCGCTGCGCAAGCTGACGGGTACCATCAGCAAGAGCCAGACGTGCGTCATCTTCATCAATCAGATCCGCATGAAGATTGGCGTGATGTTCGGCAACCCCGAGACGACGACGGGCGGCAACGCGCTGAAGTTCTACGCGTCGCAGCGCCTGGACATCCGCCGCGTGGGCGCCATCAAGAATGGCGAGAACGTGGTGGGCAGCCGCA
The sequence above is drawn from the Archangium gephyra genome and encodes:
- the recA gene encoding recombinase RecA, which gives rise to MAVNPEKEKAIELAMSAVERQFGKGSIMRLGNEEPLVRDVQAISTGSVSLDIALGVGGVPKGRIVEIYGPESSGKTTLCLHIVAEAQKRGGVAGYIDAEHALDIGYARKLGVRTDDLLLSQPDTGEQALEIAEMLVRSGAIDVLVVDSVAALVPKAELEGEMGDAHMGVQARLMSQALRKLTGTISKSQTCVIFINQIRMKIGVMFGNPETTTGGNALKFYASQRLDIRRVGAIKNGENVVGSRTRVKVVKNKVAPPFKEVEFDIMYGTGISKEGDLIDLASNDGIIEKSGSWFSFKGERIGQGRENAKDYLRDHPEVRVEVERQVMEKYGIGKPALAAVPAPTEEAPAEGHTEKRQRVKAAK
- a CDS encoding ribonucleoside-diphosphate reductase subunit alpha, which encodes MLNGTHITSTTTPPHTTMRVRKRNGVLEGADLNKIVRAIGRCCDGLRQVDAIRVATKTIAGLYDGASTQELDQLSIQTAASLTLEEPEYAKLAARLLATYIDKEVSGQEIHSFSQSIAAAHRLGLVNERVARLVTTNARKLNDTIDPSRNRLFEYFGLRTVYDRYLLKHPTTREVLETPQHFFMRIAVALGETVPEALELYRLFSMLEYVPSSPTLFNSGTCHEQLSSCFLLDSPGDELESIYQRYTDVAMLSKFSGGIGLAYHRVRSRGSLIGSTNGHSNGIVPWLKTLDASVAAVNQGGKRKGAACVYLETWHADLEEFLELRDNTGDEARRTHNLNLANWIPDLFMRRVEADGNWSLFDPKGVPHLTDLYGEEFERAYEQAEQKGLAARTLKARELYGRMMRTLAQTGNGWMTFKDKSNRACNQTALPGRVVHLSNLCTEILEVTSGDETAVCNLGSINLARHTSVDESGRVGFDWEKLGKTVRTAVRQLDRVIDLNYYPIPSAKSSNLRWRPVGLGVMGLQDVFFQMHLPFDSAEARAVSRKISEEIYFHALSASTELASEHGAHPAFSETRAARGELQFDAWNVVPEDTARWDALRARVKQVGLRNSLLIAIAPTATIASIAGCYECIEPQVSNLFKRETLSGDFLQVNRYLVEELKTLGLWTEDMRARIKLAEGSIQSLEEIPADVRAIYRTAWELPMRSLIDMAADRGAFIDQSQSLNLFMEAPNIGQLSSMYMYAWKKGLKTTYYLRSRPATRIAKTTADASRNGADTKTNGAGEVVRAEPKPTDEQAIACSLENPEACEACQ
- a CDS encoding DUF3106 domain-containing protein, translated to MRGRSNLARAGLMVALLLGGAGRAEETQPPEPPRQEQAQRPQTAAERFQQLSPEQKEAMRAKLRELKAMPPEERERIKGNLERWKQMPEEERERVRANLREFQRLTPEERNQLRERFREFRGMSPERKAEVRQRMRAYLRAHPERREQMMENMRRWRQMTPEQRQQMRERMRERRRQ
- a CDS encoding anti-sigma factor family protein yields the protein MSCPYEEDLTAYVDGELASARRAELEAHLGGCAGCQGTEALLRRTVASMAGLPEYTPSPAMRREVLAKLDALPPTLGERLRALLKPSVLVPAAGLAAVAGLALYTATPGEPTLDVADAGTLELAMNLEVVEDYDVVGLENDEDLEVIASLHELEVR
- a CDS encoding ribonucleotide-diphosphate reductase subunit beta, yielding MNLTLRPMQYPVFFEMYRNAIKNTWTVEEVDFSTDVGDLRSKMTAADRHLIQRLVAFFATGDSIVSNNLVLNLYKHVNAPEARMYLSRQLYEEALHVQFYLTLLDTYVPDPAERARAFAAIDTIPSIRKKAEFCFKWMDSIGELERLETREQRRKFLLNLICFAACIEGLFFFAAFAYVYFLRSRGLLHGLAAGTNWVFRDESAHMAFAFEVVKTVRREEPGLFDAEMEREVATMLEEAVACELQFAEDILGLGVAGLSVHEMRQYLEFVADQRLVMLDLPKRYGAKNPFGFMDLQDVQELANFFERRVSAYQVGVAGEVTFDAAF
- a CDS encoding RNA polymerase sigma factor, which gives rise to MEADSDADAQMMLKVAAGDRRAFALLFDRYHVSVARFALRFVGDRERAEELTQDIFVKLYRNAKSYKPSAKFKTFLFRVATNHCLNEVRRGEYRVEHTSTETQEDEGGLEVAGGEGDRPDQALAGRELERAVGEALKAMSERERAAFTMCRFEGMAYRDIAEALEASEAAVKSLIHRATLAVARKVEELQTGSVPARSRA
- a CDS encoding serine/threonine-protein kinase, producing MQPPAQPKTVEIPSRRFGRYVLRSRLGSGGMAEVFLAEAKDEKGTPFKVALKLMRKDVPAEAFADEADLMGLLEHPNLVRRLEIGEAFGRYFIAMEFLLGGDLDGMLRAHERQGQRIPLAAGVHVCLEVLRALAYFHQARTRTGRPLELVHGDVNPANIFFSGQCEVKLGDFGVAKARGLDLGPEEGVTAGKLHYLSPEQTRGNTVTLASDLFSMGIVLHELVLGFHPFERGSDDPEVVMAAIRAAKLNLPDTLDKRLAAVIRKALAPDVNQRYRTAGEFAGALLAWALDTGQPFSPREVQAGLQQALSLALWEREKGHPR